In Dehalobacter sp., the following proteins share a genomic window:
- the rsmB gene encoding 16S rRNA (cytosine(967)-C(5))-methyltransferase RsmB, with product MTEKNNPITEEKTKRTRKRINDQNARLIAVRILTRVEREGAYANLLLRSQLSGLTQSRDRNLATALVNGVLKNKLTLDYALRKHLTKPMSALPQEVRAVLRTGVFQILLMDRVPAPAAVNESVDLMNQLNQTYAPLVNSVLRKAAETGWNFEWPDQKRETVRYLSVKYSHPEWMIKRWLTRWGQEETEALLKANNEPSSTSIRVNTLKTTRQELKTLLESQEIEVTDGEYTPESLILKDFGGLDQLREFQNGYFTVQDQSSQLAAHILGAREGDSVLDVCSAPGGKTTHLAQLMENKGTIVAVDMYPQKLDLIKESAERLGITIIKTIEGDARILEGIGDEFDRVLVDAPCSGLGVLRKRADLRWQKREDEISKLPELQLAILLKAADHVREGGELVYSTCTTEPEENFEVVKAFRQLKPEFVSVDLSGSLPFAAEERDLKQLRKGVWQILPHHHNMDGFFIAKFRRPRMD from the coding sequence ATGACGGAGAAGAATAATCCTATTACTGAAGAAAAAACCAAACGTACGCGGAAACGCATAAACGATCAAAACGCACGGCTGATAGCCGTGCGTATTCTTACGCGGGTCGAGAGGGAGGGGGCCTATGCCAATCTTCTTTTGCGTTCCCAGCTTTCCGGACTGACCCAGAGCCGGGACAGGAATCTGGCTACTGCTTTGGTCAACGGGGTATTAAAAAATAAATTGACGCTGGATTATGCGTTGAGAAAACATCTGACGAAGCCGATGTCCGCACTGCCGCAGGAAGTCAGGGCTGTTTTAAGGACCGGTGTTTTTCAGATACTACTTATGGACAGAGTGCCGGCGCCTGCCGCAGTCAATGAGAGTGTTGACCTGATGAACCAGCTCAACCAAACCTATGCCCCCCTTGTCAATAGTGTCCTGCGTAAGGCGGCTGAAACAGGCTGGAATTTTGAATGGCCAGACCAAAAGAGGGAAACGGTCCGCTATCTTTCGGTCAAATATTCCCATCCTGAATGGATGATCAAGCGATGGCTGACAAGGTGGGGGCAGGAAGAAACAGAAGCTTTGCTCAAAGCCAACAATGAACCTTCCTCTACTTCGATCCGGGTAAACACCCTAAAGACAACAAGGCAGGAATTAAAAACCTTATTGGAAAGCCAGGAAATTGAGGTCACGGACGGAGAATACACACCGGAAAGCTTAATTCTGAAAGATTTTGGCGGATTGGACCAACTTCGGGAATTCCAAAACGGATATTTCACGGTTCAGGATCAAAGTTCTCAGTTAGCTGCTCATATATTGGGAGCCCGGGAAGGGGACAGCGTATTGGATGTCTGCAGTGCCCCGGGAGGAAAGACAACCCATCTGGCGCAATTGATGGAAAACAAGGGAACCATTGTTGCTGTAGATATGTATCCCCAAAAACTTGATTTGATTAAGGAATCAGCCGAGCGGCTCGGAATTACGATCATAAAAACAATTGAGGGCGACGCCCGGATTTTGGAAGGGATCGGAGATGAATTTGACCGGGTCCTGGTCGATGCGCCCTGTTCGGGCTTGGGTGTGCTTAGAAAAAGAGCCGATCTGCGCTGGCAGAAGAGAGAAGACGAGATCAGCAAACTGCCAGAACTCCAACTGGCAATCCTGCTGAAAGCTGCCGATCATGTGCGGGAAGGCGGAGAGCTTGTTTATTCGACCTGTACCACGGAGCCGGAAGAAAACTTTGAAGTAGTTAAAGCTTTCCGGCAGCTTAAGCCCGAGTTTGTTTCCGTCGACTTGTCGGGAAGTTTGCCTTTTGCAGCAGAGGAGAGAGATCTGAAACAACTCCGGAAAGGGGTATGGCAGATCCTGCCTCATCATCACAATATGGATGGATTCTTTATCGCTAAGTTTCGAAGGCCACGGATGGACTAG
- a CDS encoding zinc metallopeptidase, with amino-acid sequence MFYLDYTMILLIPAIILTVYAQAKISGAYSRYSKIRSSSGTTGADVARALLNENGLYDVQVEQVAGNLTDHYDPRTHVVRLSSGVYNSTSIAALAVAAHETGHAVQHADSYVPLKIRTAFVPVASFGSQAGPVLILLGLFLPSISFLLDIGIYVFAFAVLFQIVTLPVEYNASNRALAFLGDSGIIKDAEEMTGAKKMLSAAALTYVAAALTAILTLLRFVLIAQGRDD; translated from the coding sequence ATGTTTTACTTAGATTACACAATGATACTACTGATTCCAGCGATTATTCTAACTGTTTATGCTCAGGCCAAGATCAGCGGTGCTTACTCCAGATATTCCAAAATCAGAAGCAGTTCAGGTACAACAGGTGCGGACGTGGCCAGAGCCCTGCTAAATGAAAATGGGCTTTATGATGTTCAGGTAGAACAGGTTGCTGGTAACCTTACGGACCACTACGACCCGAGGACTCATGTTGTAAGGCTCAGCAGCGGTGTATATAACAGCACATCTATTGCGGCGCTGGCTGTTGCTGCCCACGAGACAGGTCACGCCGTACAGCATGCCGACAGCTATGTTCCGTTGAAAATCAGGACAGCTTTTGTACCTGTAGCTTCATTTGGCAGCCAGGCAGGGCCTGTTTTGATTCTTCTTGGCCTGTTCCTACCGTCGATATCTTTCTTGCTGGATATCGGGATTTATGTTTTTGCGTTTGCGGTCCTGTTTCAGATCGTTACGCTTCCTGTTGAATACAATGCCAGCAACAGGGCCTTAGCTTTTCTGGGAGACAGCGGTATTATTAAAGATGCAGAAGAAATGACAGGCGCTAAAAAGATGCTGAGTGCAGCCGCCCTGACTTATGTTGCCGCAGCACTGACTGCGATTCTGACCTTGCTGCGCTTTGTATTGATTGCCCAAGGCCGGGATGATTAA
- the fmt gene encoding methionyl-tRNA formyltransferase, with the protein MRLVFMGTPDFAVPVLEALYASGHQIRGVFTQPDKPAGRGNKLKASPVKVLAEKYGLAVFQPARIKTPEVVGQIRDLRPDCIVVVAFGQILSKEILGIPSFGCINVHASLLPAYRGAAPVHWAVMNGESKTGVTTMLMDEGLDTGAMLISEEYAIVPEATTGEVYDALARIGAKALLDTLEGLQNGTVRPVPQPKAFSYAPLLKREHEQVDWSWDAAKIHNRIRGLNPWPGAFTLFRGEQVKIWLSELSGKTALYGQTAQNTLPGSILSLAKGGLLVQTGEGILKISELQPAGKKKMRAQDFYNGYRLKANERFE; encoded by the coding sequence ATGCGGCTTGTTTTTATGGGAACACCGGATTTTGCGGTGCCTGTTCTGGAGGCGCTCTATGCTTCAGGACATCAAATCCGCGGCGTTTTTACCCAGCCCGACAAACCTGCGGGACGAGGAAACAAATTAAAAGCGAGTCCGGTCAAAGTACTTGCTGAAAAGTATGGACTTGCTGTATTTCAGCCTGCCAGGATCAAAACACCCGAAGTGGTCGGCCAGATCAGGGATTTGCGGCCGGACTGCATTGTGGTGGTCGCTTTCGGACAAATCCTGTCCAAAGAGATTCTGGGAATACCGTCTTTTGGATGCATTAACGTGCATGCCTCACTGCTTCCGGCTTATCGCGGAGCAGCTCCGGTCCACTGGGCCGTGATGAACGGAGAGTCTAAAACCGGTGTTACAACCATGCTGATGGACGAAGGTCTGGATACGGGCGCAATGCTTATCAGCGAAGAATATGCAATCGTACCGGAGGCCACAACGGGTGAAGTTTACGATGCGCTGGCCCGAATCGGCGCAAAGGCGTTGCTTGATACACTCGAAGGATTGCAGAATGGGACCGTTCGGCCGGTACCTCAGCCTAAAGCATTTTCGTATGCACCGCTTCTGAAAAGAGAACATGAGCAGGTGGATTGGTCCTGGGACGCAGCCAAAATCCATAACAGGATTCGCGGGCTGAATCCCTGGCCCGGTGCTTTTACGCTTTTCCGGGGAGAACAGGTTAAAATATGGCTAAGTGAGCTGTCCGGAAAAACTGCCTTATACGGACAGACTGCGCAAAATACTTTGCCGGGAAGCATTTTGTCCCTTGCTAAGGGAGGACTGCTGGTCCAGACCGGAGAAGGTATTTTAAAAATTTCAGAGCTTCAGCCTGCCGGGAAAAAGAAAATGCGTGCCCAGGACTTTTATAACGGATACAGACTTAAAGCGAACGAGCGCTTTGAGTAA
- the def gene encoding peptide deformylase encodes MAVYQIVKIGEDILREKAIEVKKITPNIIKLLDNMAETMYEAKGVGLAAPQVGVSKRVVVIDVGDGLLELINPMIIKKTGSEVDEEGCLSVPNKTGRVKRAAEVVVQAMDRNGEMKEYHADGFLARAMQHETDHLDGILFVDIADKIYNV; translated from the coding sequence ATGGCCGTTTACCAGATAGTAAAAATTGGAGAAGACATTCTGCGGGAAAAAGCAATAGAAGTCAAGAAAATTACCCCGAATATCATTAAATTGCTCGATAACATGGCTGAGACCATGTATGAGGCGAAAGGGGTAGGGCTGGCAGCTCCCCAGGTCGGCGTATCCAAAAGAGTTGTGGTGATCGACGTCGGAGACGGTCTTTTAGAACTGATCAATCCGATGATTATTAAAAAGACCGGTTCGGAAGTAGATGAAGAAGGATGCTTAAGTGTCCCAAATAAGACTGGCAGGGTGAAACGAGCAGCCGAAGTGGTAGTTCAGGCCATGGACCGCAATGGAGAGATGAAGGAATATCATGCCGATGGATTCCTGGCCAGAGCGATGCAGCACGAAACAGACCATCTTGACGGGATACTTTTCGTCGATATTGCAGACAAGATTTATAATGTGTAG
- the priA gene encoding primosomal protein N' — MSGYAEVLIDVANRRLDQSFHYYIPDNLVIHAGMMVVVPLKHRKVRGLVVSISSDPPELDGEPRFRSIEAVLEENCLIPPELIELACWLSETTICPKAQALHSVWPFLKGKGETWMTSMASMDDEDVKVLELLDPDTFQVLKTLNRSRRGGLPENVLVKRSGAKKELLEDMLKQGWIKKEIRFSGKAGSSDVNERKKNNIENKIDIDIDINTDIDTDKDTDKDIDVDMRNNIEQITAGSVRHVTGALSPAQEKVFQDILAFRNKNDGGTVLIHGITGSGKTAVYKELVAKVLAEGGDVILLVPEISLTSQISRIFLEQFGDIVGIIHSGISSGDKLAIWEQILQRNKRVIIGARSAVFAPLSNLKLIILDEEHDNAYKQDENPKYHARDVARKRMEDRGGLVLLGSATPSLEAYAAAQRDKIGLVSLEERFNQRALPAVDIVDMKQELASGNKTMFSMLLRNKLQERIDNGEQSILFLNRRGYSTFVFCRECGYVARCPHCDVSLTYHSHHQRLCCHYCNYQQDVFHRCPECNSRFIRFFGQGTQKVEEEVSALFPGVEVLRLDTDTTSGSREYNRILERFRSGEVPILVGTQMLAKGLDFPNVTLVGVISADQLFNMPDFRSRERAFQLLTQVAGRAGRGTKGGEVVIQTYSPEERSILRAAKQDYAAFFWEEIAYRKQQSYPPFAHIIRIMIFHEKEDRVIKAAQDLANSIRLVLAEQDQEYVILGPAPAVLTRLKNEFRWQVSVKGKNPAVLRRIVHQGVRAFYLGTASSGINISIEVNPLS, encoded by the coding sequence TTGAGCGGATACGCAGAGGTGCTGATCGATGTCGCCAACAGGCGTCTTGATCAGAGTTTTCATTACTACATTCCGGACAATCTCGTAATTCATGCAGGGATGATGGTGGTTGTCCCGCTTAAGCACAGAAAAGTCCGGGGCCTCGTTGTCAGTATCAGTTCCGACCCGCCTGAACTCGACGGTGAGCCCAGATTCCGCAGCATAGAAGCGGTCCTGGAGGAAAACTGTCTGATTCCACCGGAGCTCATAGAATTGGCCTGCTGGCTTTCGGAGACGACGATCTGCCCAAAAGCGCAAGCCCTTCATTCTGTGTGGCCTTTTTTAAAGGGAAAGGGAGAAACCTGGATGACTTCCATGGCCAGCATGGACGATGAGGACGTTAAAGTTTTGGAGCTTCTCGATCCGGATACATTTCAGGTCTTAAAAACCCTTAACAGGTCGCGCCGGGGAGGCCTGCCGGAAAATGTCCTGGTAAAGAGAAGCGGAGCGAAGAAAGAACTGCTTGAGGATATGCTTAAGCAGGGATGGATCAAAAAAGAAATACGGTTTTCCGGAAAAGCAGGCAGTTCCGACGTGAATGAAAGAAAAAAAAATAACATAGAGAATAAAATTGATATAGACATAGATATAAACACAGATATAGACACAGATAAAGACACAGATAAAGACATAGACGTCGATATGAGAAACAATATTGAGCAGATAACAGCTGGTTCCGTTCGGCACGTTACAGGCGCATTAAGTCCTGCCCAGGAAAAAGTTTTCCAGGATATTCTGGCGTTTCGCAATAAAAATGATGGCGGAACGGTTTTGATCCATGGGATAACCGGCAGTGGCAAGACAGCGGTTTATAAAGAGCTGGTGGCAAAGGTACTGGCTGAAGGCGGCGATGTTATTCTGCTTGTGCCTGAGATTTCACTTACCTCTCAGATCTCCAGAATATTTCTGGAACAGTTCGGAGATATTGTCGGAATTATTCATTCAGGCATCAGCTCCGGCGATAAACTAGCAATTTGGGAGCAAATTCTGCAACGGAATAAGCGCGTGATTATCGGAGCGCGCTCCGCTGTTTTTGCGCCTCTGTCAAACCTTAAGCTGATCATACTGGATGAGGAACACGATAACGCTTATAAACAGGATGAAAACCCCAAATATCATGCCCGGGACGTCGCCCGGAAAAGGATGGAAGACAGAGGCGGGCTTGTGCTTCTGGGCAGCGCTACCCCATCCCTGGAAGCGTATGCGGCGGCCCAAAGGGATAAAATTGGTCTTGTGTCACTGGAAGAACGTTTCAACCAACGGGCGTTACCCGCTGTCGATATTGTGGATATGAAACAAGAACTGGCCAGCGGCAATAAAACAATGTTTTCCATGCTACTCAGAAACAAGCTTCAGGAGAGAATCGACAACGGAGAACAAAGTATCCTTTTTCTGAACCGCAGAGGTTATTCGACTTTTGTATTTTGTCGTGAATGCGGGTATGTCGCACGTTGCCCGCATTGTGATGTTTCCCTGACATATCACAGTCATCATCAGCGGTTGTGCTGTCACTACTGCAATTATCAACAGGATGTTTTTCACCGCTGCCCGGAATGTAACAGCCGGTTTATCCGTTTCTTCGGCCAGGGAACCCAAAAAGTTGAAGAAGAGGTTTCTGCTTTGTTTCCCGGAGTTGAAGTCTTACGGCTGGATACGGATACGACCTCCGGTTCCCGGGAGTACAATAGAATTCTAGAACGCTTTCGCAGCGGAGAGGTTCCGATTCTTGTCGGGACCCAAATGCTGGCCAAAGGGCTGGATTTCCCGAACGTTACCCTTGTCGGTGTAATCTCTGCCGACCAACTTTTCAATATGCCCGACTTTCGATCCAGAGAACGAGCTTTCCAGCTGCTGACTCAGGTTGCTGGAAGGGCAGGACGTGGGACTAAAGGCGGCGAAGTGGTGATCCAGACCTATTCACCTGAAGAAAGATCGATCCTGCGGGCAGCCAAACAGGATTATGCAGCCTTTTTTTGGGAAGAGATCGCTTACCGGAAACAGCAAAGTTATCCGCCGTTTGCTCATATCATCAGGATCATGATTTTTCATGAAAAAGAAGATCGGGTAATCAAAGCGGCTCAGGACCTGGCCAACAGCATCCGCCTGGTGCTTGCTGAACAGGATCAGGAATATGTGATTCTTGGCCCGGCACCGGCTGTTTTGACCAGGCTGAAGAATGAATTTCGCTGGCAGGTATCGGTCAAAGGAAAGAACCCAGCGGTCCTCCGCAGGATCGTCCATCAAGGAGTCCGCGCTTTCTATCTTGGAACGGCCAGCTCAGGGATCAATATCAGTATTGAGGTAAATCCGCTATCTTAA
- a CDS encoding N-6 DNA methylase, translating to MDNHSIDSKLTAEILGVSVPSIRNWVRHGYLHPSDPDGKVFDLAEVILLREKITRGELDRLRKRANKVSADKRFTPMEYISNERTRKQIVDLLAYLLRHNIDRGWAVFILALNLFRSSGDILSDDLKQIIDFPEAIFQRQHVRTELKNFYQDILRASEKSSLEAPLKSSNGRPDSQHLEYLFNICFPFEDDILGLIYQALTMEGNKSRLGSYFTPPGITDDAVRAYIRSGQKVLDPCCGTGQYLLSFARNMDEPENIYGMDLDLTSVRIARLNLLLTCSRDFQPNVIHCNTLTDMRRESSAFGKFDLVATNPPWGAEIDLGVRQKMAVEFPEITSGESFSYFLRASLDLLKDGGVVSFILPESILNIRAHADIRGYLLENCQIIRIEYLGRRFKNVFSAVVRLDLRKALPSEQNQILVKFPEQEYLVSQERFRRNAWHIFDIYLNSQDEVIFGKVYSIRHTYLKDKADWALGIVTGDNRRYLLQTKEQGTEPVYKGSDVDRFVLKKPSSFLRFQPDKFQQTAPEQKYRAAEKLIYRFISERLVFAYDDQGSLTLNSANILIPEPGNYPVKVILALFNSSLYQFLFSKKFHTLKVLRGDMELLPLPLWEQAVIDHILQLTDRIIIGEDLFEILDEFIMEQFRLTPEERRHIRDFSA from the coding sequence AAAGTTAACCGCTGAAATTCTGGGGGTATCTGTGCCAAGTATCCGCAACTGGGTCCGGCATGGCTATCTCCATCCTTCAGATCCTGACGGAAAGGTCTTTGATCTTGCTGAGGTGATCCTACTTCGGGAAAAAATTACGCGGGGAGAGCTTGACCGCTTAAGAAAAAGGGCAAACAAAGTCAGCGCTGATAAACGTTTTACTCCGATGGAATACATCTCTAACGAAAGAACACGTAAGCAGATCGTGGATCTATTGGCATATCTGCTCCGGCACAACATAGACCGGGGATGGGCAGTCTTCATTTTGGCTTTGAATCTTTTTCGGAGCTCGGGAGACATATTGTCCGACGACCTGAAACAGATTATTGATTTCCCGGAAGCTATTTTCCAGCGCCAGCATGTCCGCACGGAGCTAAAGAATTTCTATCAGGATATCCTCCGGGCATCTGAGAAATCTTCTTTGGAAGCTCCTTTGAAGTCTTCGAACGGAAGGCCGGATTCTCAGCACCTTGAATATCTTTTTAATATCTGTTTCCCTTTTGAAGACGATATACTTGGTCTCATTTATCAAGCGCTGACCATGGAGGGGAATAAATCCCGCCTTGGCTCTTACTTTACTCCGCCGGGCATCACGGATGATGCTGTCCGGGCTTATATCCGCAGCGGACAGAAGGTGCTTGATCCCTGCTGCGGCACGGGACAGTATCTTTTATCCTTTGCCCGGAATATGGACGAGCCCGAAAACATCTACGGGATGGACCTCGATCTGACATCGGTAAGGATTGCCAGACTCAATCTTCTGTTGACATGTTCCCGGGATTTTCAGCCTAACGTTATTCACTGCAATACTTTAACCGATATGCGACGGGAATCTTCCGCTTTCGGGAAATTTGATCTTGTAGCCACGAACCCTCCGTGGGGAGCGGAGATTGATCTGGGTGTCCGCCAGAAAATGGCTGTGGAGTTTCCGGAAATAACTTCCGGGGAGTCCTTTTCTTATTTTCTCAGGGCGAGTCTTGATCTGCTGAAAGATGGAGGGGTTGTCTCGTTTATTCTGCCAGAATCCATTCTGAACATCCGTGCTCATGCCGATATCAGAGGATATCTGCTTGAGAATTGCCAGATCATCAGGATCGAATATCTGGGCAGGAGATTTAAAAATGTCTTCTCAGCCGTGGTCCGCCTCGATCTCAGAAAAGCCTTGCCATCGGAGCAGAATCAAATCCTGGTGAAATTTCCGGAACAGGAATACCTGGTTTCCCAGGAAAGGTTCCGGAGGAATGCCTGGCATATTTTTGATATTTACCTAAACAGCCAGGACGAAGTCATTTTCGGCAAGGTCTATTCCATCAGACATACTTACCTGAAAGATAAAGCCGACTGGGCCTTGGGAATCGTCACCGGAGATAACAGGAGATACCTGCTTCAGACAAAAGAACAGGGTACTGAGCCGGTCTACAAAGGCTCGGATGTGGACAGATTTGTTCTTAAGAAGCCGTCTTCTTTTTTACGGTTTCAGCCAGACAAGTTCCAGCAGACAGCACCGGAACAAAAATATAGGGCGGCGGAGAAGCTGATTTACCGTTTCATTTCTGAAAGACTTGTCTTTGCCTATGATGATCAAGGCAGTCTTACGCTGAACAGTGCCAATATCCTGATCCCCGAACCAGGAAACTATCCGGTGAAAGTAATTCTTGCTTTATTTAACAGCAGCCTTTATCAATTTCTTTTCTCTAAGAAATTTCATACCCTGAAAGTACTCCGGGGAGATATGGAACTACTTCCGCTGCCCTTATGGGAACAGGCAGTGATTGACCATATCTTGCAATTAACGGACCGAATTATCATTGGGGAAGATCTGTTTGAAATCCTGGATGAATTCATTATGGAACAGTTTAGGCTGACGCCCGAGGAACGCCGTCATATCAGAGATTTTTCGGCATGA